One genomic segment of Halomarina pelagica includes these proteins:
- a CDS encoding KTSC domain-containing protein, with amino-acid sequence MTHAVRASMKAITVGGESIECAAIEETEHGVRLYDGADELVGYVPYGSLRCVRRWRHPVSSSSIESVGYDDDALALEVEFEGGRIYRYLDVPRAVYEGLSSASSKGRYFHDNVRGTYHYLRIA; translated from the coding sequence GTGACGCACGCCGTACGGGCGAGCATGAAGGCGATCACCGTCGGCGGGGAGTCGATCGAGTGCGCCGCGATCGAGGAGACCGAGCACGGCGTCCGCCTGTACGACGGGGCGGACGAACTGGTCGGGTACGTCCCCTACGGCAGTCTCCGGTGCGTGCGGCGGTGGCGGCACCCGGTCTCCTCGAGCAGCATCGAGAGCGTCGGGTACGACGACGACGCGCTGGCGCTCGAGGTCGAGTTCGAGGGGGGCCGGATCTACCGCTATCTCGACGTGCCGAGGGCGGTCTACGAGGGGCTGTCGAGCGCCAGCTCGAAGGGTCGGTACTTCCACGACAACGTCCGCGGGACGTACCACTACCTGCGGATCGCGTAG
- a CDS encoding DUF7553 family protein translates to MSDRPTRIREELQRASDAADEDREIREQLRSIDEGLMELVDGDKTTDEPPHPDRLAELEEKLAGLSERADGETSRHVRTAATLLDEYREERAERESGESGGSSGS, encoded by the coding sequence ATGTCCGATCGACCGACCCGCATCCGCGAGGAGCTACAGCGCGCCAGCGACGCCGCGGACGAGGACAGGGAGATCAGAGAGCAGTTGCGCTCGATCGACGAGGGGCTGATGGAACTCGTCGACGGCGACAAGACGACGGACGAACCGCCGCACCCGGACCGCCTCGCCGAACTCGAGGAGAAGCTCGCCGGCCTCAGCGAACGCGCCGACGGGGAGACGAGCCGACACGTCCGAACCGCGGCGACACTGCTCGACGAGTACCGGGAGGAGCGGGCGGAGCGAGAGTCGGGGGAGTCGGGGGGTTCGAGCGGGTCGTGA
- a CDS encoding helix-turn-helix domain-containing protein: MSIATFRIPAGDLALERTFEAISDFRFEMAQVVAAEPGAAMSFVRVWGPSREEVEAAFDLDPSVETFTAVSQRGESWLYEVEWGSVRLCVLREILFEGDAMILSIKGRNRKWVVQLLVLDRSTLSRIVDNAWEHDFSIDVTRITELDAESASPGELTEEQYVTLMTAVEKGYFEIPRRTTMEELADELGITHQALSERFRRGHQTLIETALEGRPPGFE; this comes from the coding sequence ATGAGCATCGCCACATTCCGCATACCGGCAGGAGACCTGGCACTCGAGCGAACGTTCGAAGCGATCTCGGACTTCCGGTTCGAGATGGCGCAAGTCGTGGCGGCCGAACCCGGGGCGGCGATGTCGTTCGTTCGGGTGTGGGGACCGAGTCGGGAGGAGGTCGAGGCGGCGTTCGACCTCGATCCGAGCGTGGAGACGTTCACCGCCGTCTCGCAGCGAGGCGAGAGCTGGCTCTACGAGGTCGAGTGGGGGAGCGTCCGCCTGTGCGTCCTCAGGGAGATCCTCTTCGAGGGCGACGCGATGATCCTGTCGATCAAGGGGCGGAACCGCAAGTGGGTCGTCCAGTTGCTGGTGCTCGATCGGAGCACCCTCTCGCGGATCGTCGACAACGCCTGGGAGCACGACTTCTCGATCGACGTGACGCGCATCACGGAACTGGACGCGGAGTCCGCGAGCCCGGGGGAACTTACCGAGGAGCAGTACGTGACGCTGATGACGGCGGTCGAGAAGGGCTACTTCGAGATCCCCCGGCGCACGACGATGGAGGAACTCGCCGACGAACTCGGCATCACCCACCAGGCGCTCTCCGAGCGGTTCCGCCGCGGCCACCAGACCCTGATCGAGACGGCGCTCGAGGGGCGACCGCCCGGCTTCGAGTGA